The uncultured Desulfobulbus sp. genome window below encodes:
- the umuD gene encoding translesion error-prone DNA polymerase V autoproteolytic subunit, protein MKTQLLARPADDCSRIEIPLVHCSIAAGFPSPADDYIDQALDLNELLVTNPPATFFVRVNGDSMIDAGIHHGDILSVDRSEEAHDGSIVIALINGELTVKELSLYPKVRLIPHNPAYSVIELAENDDFEIFGRVKGLVRVFGK, encoded by the coding sequence ATGAAAACCCAATTGCTGGCAAGACCCGCTGACGACTGCAGCCGAATAGAAATCCCCCTTGTTCACTGTTCAATAGCTGCCGGTTTTCCGTCTCCGGCTGATGACTATATCGACCAGGCGCTGGATCTCAACGAACTCCTTGTCACCAATCCACCGGCCACCTTCTTTGTTCGTGTCAACGGCGACTCCATGATCGACGCGGGCATCCACCACGGTGACATCCTCTCGGTTGACCGATCCGAGGAAGCGCATGACGGTTCCATCGTTATTGCGCTCATCAATGGCGAATTGACCGTGAAAGAACTCTCGCTGTATCCGAAGGTCCGACTGATTCCACATAACCCCGCTTATTCAGTCATCGAGCTTGCTGAGAATGACGATTTCGAGATCTTCGGTCGGGTCAAAGGCCTGGTCCGTGTCTTCGGGAAGTAA
- a CDS encoding DNA-3-methyladenine glycosylase I, with the protein MLKRCGWCGDDALYVAYHDNEWGVPLHDEQMLFEFLILEGAQAGLSWLTILKKRENYRKAFNHFNCELIARYSPDTIEQLLANSGIVRNRLKIEATVKNARATLGIREQYGSLATFLWKYVDGVPRQNSWASLAEIPAQTKESNWMSKDLKKHGFTFVGPTICYAFMQATGMVNDHLTDCFRHEEIRQLKSE; encoded by the coding sequence ATGCTAAAACGATGTGGATGGTGTGGTGACGATGCGCTGTATGTCGCGTACCACGATAATGAATGGGGTGTCCCCCTTCACGATGAGCAGATGCTCTTCGAATTTTTGATCCTTGAAGGGGCTCAGGCGGGTTTAAGCTGGCTGACTATTTTGAAAAAGCGGGAGAACTACCGAAAAGCATTTAATCATTTCAACTGTGAACTGATCGCCAGGTATTCACCTGACACAATAGAGCAGTTACTTGCCAATTCAGGGATCGTTCGCAACCGCCTCAAGATAGAGGCAACCGTGAAAAATGCCCGTGCGACGTTGGGCATCAGGGAACAGTACGGATCACTTGCGACTTTTCTCTGGAAATATGTGGATGGGGTTCCCCGACAGAACAGCTGGGCAAGCCTGGCCGAGATACCAGCGCAGACCAAAGAGTCCAACTGGATGAGCAAGGACCTCAAAAAACATGGATTTACCTTTGTCGGGCCGACGATCTGTTACGCCTTTATGCAGGCGACCGGAATGGTCAACGATCATCTTACTGATTGCTTTCGGCATGAGGAAATCCGCCAATTAAAGAGTGAATAA
- the umuC gene encoding translesion error-prone DNA polymerase V subunit UmuC, whose translation MFALVDCNNFYATCESVFRPDLRGKPIVVLSNNDGCVVARSAEVKALGTIKMGVPVFQVKNEIAEHQIAVFSSNYTLYADMSHRVMRILRSLSPGLEIYSIDEAFVDVRGIQDLIAFGSMVRTTIKQWTGITVAVGMAPTKTLAKLANYGAKKFPGTGGVVDLRDSKRQHKLMSITPVGEIWGVGRRTTKTLNGLGIKTALQLRDADIQDIRRRFSVVLARTVSELRGIPCIELEAQPSPKQQIVTSRSFGERITSQVAMRQAISEFTERACAKLRSGGQYARALTVFIQTSRFLEDASSRYANQATGKLTYHCSDNYQFIKLAQQLLERIWRDGYEYNKGGVILGDFSRSKQMQFRLFEKPQRDNSRVMEAIDTINNRVGSVRFATSSGHQHWAMRRESLSPAYTTRWSDLPLVR comes from the coding sequence ATGTTTGCACTGGTTGATTGCAACAACTTCTATGCAACCTGCGAATCGGTCTTCCGTCCGGATCTTCGAGGCAAACCGATCGTTGTGCTCTCCAACAATGACGGGTGTGTCGTGGCCCGGTCTGCTGAGGTCAAGGCACTGGGCACAATCAAGATGGGCGTGCCGGTGTTCCAGGTCAAAAACGAGATTGCCGAACATCAGATTGCTGTTTTCTCCTCCAACTACACCTTGTATGCGGATATGTCGCACCGGGTTATGCGCATTCTCAGATCACTGAGCCCTGGGCTTGAAATTTATTCAATCGACGAAGCCTTTGTGGACGTTCGAGGCATACAAGATTTAATTGCGTTTGGCAGCATGGTGCGGACGACCATCAAACAATGGACCGGCATCACTGTCGCTGTTGGCATGGCTCCAACCAAGACACTTGCAAAGTTGGCCAACTATGGTGCCAAAAAATTTCCGGGTACAGGTGGTGTAGTTGATCTACGCGACAGCAAGCGACAGCACAAGCTGATGTCGATCACACCGGTTGGTGAAATATGGGGAGTCGGTCGGCGAACAACAAAAACCTTGAATGGGCTTGGTATCAAGACCGCTCTACAGTTAAGAGATGCGGATATCCAAGATATCCGGCGACGATTCAGTGTTGTTTTGGCACGTACGGTATCGGAACTCAGGGGGATCCCCTGCATTGAACTTGAGGCCCAGCCGTCCCCCAAACAACAGATAGTCACCTCCAGATCCTTTGGTGAGCGAATCACATCACAGGTTGCGATGCGTCAGGCGATCTCTGAATTTACGGAGAGGGCTTGCGCGAAGCTGCGAAGTGGTGGGCAATATGCACGGGCCCTGACGGTTTTTATCCAGACGAGCCGCTTTTTAGAAGATGCATCCAGCCGCTACGCCAACCAGGCCACCGGAAAACTGACATACCACTGCAGCGACAATTATCAATTTATCAAGTTGGCCCAGCAGTTGTTAGAGAGGATCTGGCGCGACGGGTATGAATACAATAAAGGCGGCGTCATTCTCGGTGATTTCTCAAGAAGCAAGCAGATGCAATTTAGATTGTTTGAGAAGCCACAGCGGGATAACTCCAGGGTCATGGAAGCCATCGACACCATCAACAACCGGGTAGGATCGGTCCGCTTCGCCACCTCAAGCGGGCATCAACACTGGGCGATGCGGCGAGAGAGCCTGTCACCGGCCTATACAACTCGTTGGAGTGATTTGCCCCTTGTACGGTGA
- the umuD gene encoding translesion error-prone DNA polymerase V autoproteolytic subunit: MKTELLARPAECSQIEIPLVLYSIAAGFPSPAEDYVDQALDLNELLVTNPPATFFVRVNGDSMINAGIHHGDILSVDRSEEAHNGSIVIALINGELTVKELSLFPKVRLIPHNPAYSVIELAEEDEFEIFGRVKGLVRVFGK, translated from the coding sequence ATGAAAACCGAATTGTTGGCAAGACCCGCTGAATGCAGCCAAATTGAGATACCGCTTGTGCTCTATTCGATAGCTGCCGGCTTCCCGTCACCGGCTGAAGATTATGTCGACCAGGCACTCGATCTCAACGAACTCCTGGTCACCAATCCACCGGCCACCTTTTTTGTTCGTGTCAACGGTGACTCTATGATCAATGCGGGGATCCACCATGGTGACATCCTCTCTGTTGATCGCTCCGAGGAGGCGCATAACGGTTCTATCGTCATTGCCCTGATCAATGGTGAATTGACGGTGAAAGAACTCTCGTTGTTTCCCAAGGTCCGCCTGATTCCTCATAACCCGGCATATTCAGTCATCGAGCTTGCTGAGGAGGATGAGTTTGAGATTTTCGGTCGGGTGAAAGGCCTGGTCCGTGTTTTTGGAAAATAA
- a CDS encoding phosphate ABC transporter ATP-binding protein, giving the protein MTPSIPAVSTHQLSFRYGGAPILEGVDLELPAQHIIAITGPSGIGKSTLLSLLNRLWEEQGEGHIEGQVKLRLDGKMVDIYHDGYPLDRLRRKVGMVFQTPNPLPMSIAQNLAFPMRLMQIKDRQRIAAKSEEMLRKVHLFDEVRDRLQASATQLSGGQQQRLCIARSLMLEPEILLLDEPTSSLDQQGCLRIEELLQELRSSTTILMVSHYQDQVQRIADQCYTLQDSRLNRIM; this is encoded by the coding sequence ATGACGCCAAGTATACCTGCAGTCTCCACCCACCAGCTCAGCTTTCGCTATGGTGGAGCACCCATTCTTGAAGGAGTCGACCTTGAGCTCCCCGCACAACATATCATCGCCATCACCGGCCCTTCCGGTATTGGTAAATCGACACTGCTTTCTCTGTTGAACAGGCTCTGGGAAGAACAGGGAGAGGGACATATCGAAGGCCAGGTCAAACTGCGCCTTGATGGCAAAATGGTCGACATCTACCACGATGGCTACCCACTGGACAGGCTACGTCGCAAAGTGGGCATGGTCTTTCAGACGCCAAATCCGCTGCCCATGTCGATCGCTCAAAATCTCGCCTTTCCCATGCGGCTCATGCAGATCAAAGACCGGCAACGGATCGCTGCTAAAAGTGAAGAGATGCTGCGTAAGGTTCATCTCTTTGATGAGGTGAGAGATCGACTTCAAGCAAGCGCCACCCAGCTTTCGGGTGGACAGCAACAACGCTTATGCATAGCCCGAAGCCTGATGCTGGAACCGGAGATTCTGCTTTTGGATGAACCGACCTCCTCGCTTGATCAGCAGGGCTGCCTGCGTATCGAGGAGTTGCTGCAGGAGTTACGAAGCTCGACCACTATTCTTATGGTCAGCCATTACCAGGATCAGGTACAGCGTATTGCCGACCAGTGTTATACACTGCAGGACTCTCGCTTAAACCGGATAATGTAA
- a CDS encoding ABC transporter permease subunit, with translation MNRTTERGLSLLFWIFGLLPLALLVLVIGYLLVRGGSSLSLALIFDNVPVIDALMGKRQVFDGLFPALCGTAMLVVLALALALIPGICGGIYLSEYASATEQKILGLLFDIIAGLPSIVIGLAGFSLSILLHRIFPGRIGPCMLLSALALAFLILPYLVRTTQTALNSIPHSLRITGPALGASKLQNIFLILLPSRTQDLIGGIILAIGRAAEDTAVIMLTGAVASAGMFRSILDQYEALPFYIYYISSQYTDAAELQRGFGAAIVLFALCGLIFLLALFVERGCSRRWQR, from the coding sequence ATGAACCGAACAACTGAACGTGGTCTGTCCCTGCTTTTCTGGATCTTCGGCCTGCTACCTTTGGCTCTACTTGTGCTGGTTATTGGTTACCTGCTGGTTCGGGGCGGCAGCAGCCTGAGCCTTGCATTGATTTTTGATAACGTCCCGGTTATCGATGCGCTCATGGGGAAACGCCAGGTTTTTGATGGTCTCTTTCCAGCGCTCTGTGGTACGGCCATGCTGGTTGTACTTGCCTTGGCATTGGCCCTGATCCCTGGCATCTGTGGCGGTATCTATCTCTCTGAATATGCCTCGGCTACGGAGCAAAAAATTCTTGGCCTGCTTTTTGATATTATCGCAGGATTACCCTCAATCGTTATTGGTCTTGCAGGTTTTTCCCTCTCCATTCTACTGCACCGAATTTTTCCAGGACGTATTGGGCCCTGCATGCTGCTTTCCGCCCTGGCTCTGGCCTTTCTCATCCTTCCTTACCTTGTACGAACAACACAGACAGCGCTCAACTCCATCCCGCACAGTCTGCGCATCACCGGACCAGCATTGGGGGCGAGCAAGCTGCAAAATATTTTCTTGATTCTGCTCCCCTCTCGCACCCAGGACCTGATTGGAGGAATCATTCTTGCCATTGGCCGAGCGGCTGAGGATACAGCGGTCATTATGCTCACCGGAGCCGTCGCCTCGGCGGGCATGTTCCGCTCCATACTTGACCAGTATGAGGCCTTGCCCTTTTACATCTACTATATTTCTTCCCAGTACACGGACGCGGCAGAGCTCCAGCGAGGTTTTGGCGCAGCCATTGTCCTCTTTGCGCTCTGCGGGCTGATTTTCCTGCTCGCTCTTTTTGTTGAACGAGGTTGTTCACGCCGCTGGCAACGCTAG
- a CDS encoding ABC transporter permease subunit, with translation MGSGFLLIAILLMMAILGWPLVENGRLSVLFSTYWNPRDQGYGILPMMLGSLRITFLALLFSLPMSIATACLTEVLAPRPLRRVLFTTIRFMAGVPTVVYGFVAVFLLVPFMREYLIYGSGFSILTASLVLAVLIAPTMIIFFVNGLQSVPRSYTRAVESLGARPMQKLLYLLLPQAYPSLLIGLILGLGRAMGDTLISLMLAGNSVALPESVAQSGRTLTGHIALVIAADFSSMEFTTIFACGLMLSFFTVCLTLSIRVLERVGNQRGGAQAMPKARKE, from the coding sequence ATGGGCAGTGGATTCCTGCTCATTGCCATTTTGCTTATGATGGCCATTCTCGGCTGGCCACTTGTGGAAAATGGTCGCCTTTCAGTGCTCTTTTCCACCTACTGGAATCCACGCGACCAGGGCTATGGCATCCTGCCGATGATGCTGGGTAGCCTGCGTATCACCTTTCTTGCCCTGCTCTTTAGCCTGCCGATGAGTATTGCCACGGCCTGCCTTACCGAAGTGCTTGCCCCCCGTCCTCTGCGTCGCGTCCTCTTTACGACCATACGCTTCATGGCCGGTGTTCCCACAGTGGTCTACGGATTTGTGGCCGTGTTCCTGCTGGTTCCTTTTATGCGGGAGTATCTCATCTACGGTTCCGGCTTTTCCATCCTGACGGCATCGTTGGTCCTGGCTGTACTCATTGCCCCAACCATGATCATCTTCTTTGTCAATGGGCTCCAATCCGTACCGCGCTCGTACACCAGAGCAGTGGAGAGCCTTGGCGCTCGGCCCATGCAGAAGCTTCTCTATCTGCTGCTGCCCCAGGCTTATCCGTCCCTACTCATCGGCCTGATCCTTGGCCTTGGCCGCGCCATGGGAGATACCCTGATATCCCTTATGCTCGCGGGTAACAGTGTTGCCCTGCCCGAGTCGGTTGCCCAGTCGGGACGTACCCTGACGGGACATATCGCTCTGGTCATCGCCGCGGATTTTTCCTCCATGGAGTTCACCACCATCTTTGCCTGCGGGTTGATGCTCTCCTTTTTTACCGTCTGCCTCACCCTTTCCATCAGAGTGCTGGAGCGTGTGGGAAACCAACGAGGAGGAGCACAAGCAATGCCCAAGGCGAGAAAAGAATGA
- a CDS encoding phosphate ABC transporter substrate-binding protein — MTKFYRIILSTLFVCTLALSAHAGDLDAFTSQNGTLKIAGGTAHIPVMKEAAKLIMQANPNIRITIAGGGSGVGIKQVGEGLIDIGNAGRKATEKEVATYGLVMYKWAVDGVGVVVNPKNPVTKLTTAQLQDIFSGKISNWKELGGADRAINLYDRDAASGTRSVFWKKGLLKAAVSPKANVVASNGAMKTAIAGDPYGIGFVSVGHIDASVAPVILDGVAPSLENVKSGAFKVSRGLYSLTKGEAQGLGKLFIDFIFSPTGQELVKAKGFVAVK; from the coding sequence ATGACCAAATTTTATAGAATTATCCTCTCAACGCTTTTTGTCTGTACGCTTGCCCTTTCCGCCCACGCAGGTGACCTCGATGCCTTTACATCTCAAAACGGTACCCTTAAAATTGCCGGTGGAACCGCCCATATCCCCGTGATGAAGGAGGCAGCCAAACTCATCATGCAGGCAAATCCGAATATTCGCATCACCATCGCCGGTGGTGGTTCCGGAGTGGGGATCAAACAGGTCGGTGAGGGCCTTATCGATATTGGGAACGCCGGTCGCAAGGCGACGGAAAAGGAAGTGGCAACCTACGGGCTTGTCATGTACAAATGGGCTGTTGACGGTGTCGGCGTGGTGGTCAATCCCAAAAACCCGGTGACCAAACTGACCACGGCCCAGCTGCAGGACATCTTCTCAGGCAAAATCAGCAACTGGAAAGAGCTGGGCGGAGCAGATCGCGCCATCAACTTGTACGACCGTGACGCAGCCAGCGGTACCCGCTCTGTTTTTTGGAAAAAGGGGCTGCTGAAAGCAGCGGTTTCCCCCAAGGCCAATGTCGTCGCCTCAAACGGCGCCATGAAGACCGCTATCGCCGGTGACCCGTATGGTATTGGCTTTGTTTCGGTTGGCCACATTGATGCATCTGTTGCCCCGGTTATCCTCGACGGAGTTGCTCCCAGTCTGGAAAATGTGAAAAGTGGTGCCTTCAAAGTTTCCCGTGGTCTCTATTCGCTGACCAAGGGTGAGGCTCAAGGGCTGGGGAAACTCTTTATCGATTTTATCTTCAGCCCCACCGGTCAGGAGCTGGTCAAGGCCAAAGGTTTTGTGGCTGTCAAATGA
- a CDS encoding EAL domain-containing protein: protein MKCEKCTTTPDLLQGPCLVFVSASHVYMLDKLAEIFDATEISFKRISSYIQVHVDDYAVFIRSIGAERSISAIEKANIHLLPLVEGEVLDFGKFATTRTLESWYTLYNAEDLIWILENNTITVLFQPIVRVADMSIYAYECLARGVKENGDLQSPLVMFETAKKTDLLFNLDRQCREASIRIAAQKKIQRNIFVNFLPSAIYNPVYCLQDTVRWSKKLNYDPLSIVFEVVETEKVTDTQHLIKILRFYKEKGFRTALDDMGNGYSSLSLFVTLHPDIVKIDMDLIRDVHKNEVKQTVVKALIAMAKEVGTSILAEGVETAEEFSWLQEKGIDFVQGYYFSKPSAEPVLQV from the coding sequence ATGAAATGTGAGAAATGCACCACAACCCCGGACCTTTTGCAGGGTCCCTGCCTGGTATTTGTCAGTGCCTCTCATGTGTATATGTTGGATAAACTCGCCGAGATATTTGACGCTACTGAAATTTCATTTAAGAGAATCAGCAGCTACATACAGGTTCATGTAGATGATTATGCCGTATTCATCCGCTCTATTGGCGCAGAACGTTCAATTTCTGCAATCGAAAAAGCGAATATACATTTACTTCCTCTGGTAGAGGGAGAAGTTCTCGATTTTGGGAAATTTGCAACCACGCGAACCCTGGAGTCATGGTACACGCTTTACAATGCTGAAGATTTAATCTGGATTCTCGAGAACAATACCATTACCGTTCTCTTCCAGCCCATTGTCAGGGTTGCTGATATGTCCATATATGCCTACGAGTGTCTCGCTCGTGGGGTGAAAGAAAATGGCGACCTCCAAAGCCCCCTGGTCATGTTCGAAACAGCCAAAAAAACAGACCTGCTCTTCAATCTTGACCGCCAATGCAGGGAAGCCTCTATTAGAATAGCCGCGCAGAAGAAAATACAACGCAATATCTTTGTCAATTTTCTCCCCTCCGCGATTTATAACCCTGTCTACTGCCTCCAAGACACCGTCCGCTGGAGCAAAAAACTTAACTATGACCCGCTCTCCATCGTGTTTGAAGTCGTGGAAACCGAAAAAGTAACAGACACCCAACACCTCATAAAAATACTCCGTTTTTACAAGGAAAAAGGTTTTCGAACTGCACTTGATGACATGGGCAACGGCTACTCTTCCCTGAGTTTATTTGTCACACTCCACCCGGACATTGTCAAAATCGACATGGACCTCATCCGGGATGTCCACAAAAACGAGGTGAAGCAAACAGTGGTGAAAGCCCTGATTGCCATGGCCAAAGAGGTGGGGACCTCTATCCTTGCTGAAGGGGTAGAAACAGCTGAAGAATTTTCCTGGTTACAAGAAAAGGGGATTGATTTTGTCCAAGGGTATTATTTTTCCAAGCCTTCTGCTGAACCGGTGTTGCAGGTGTAG
- a CDS encoding PQQ-dependent sugar dehydrogenase, whose translation MKYPLLFSSFILGVLFASSGISESAVNVITGTDGSKIRTQSVDTFNEPWAMTFLPSGDLLVTEKKGALLLVDVKKNAHIAVSGLPDVAYGGQGGLGDIILHPQFKENHWIYFSYAEQDIFGKRGAVVARARFLPTANDPRLEEQQVLWRQTPKVFGSGHYSHRLAFSADGHLFITSGDRQKQAPAQSWTQNLGKVIRLNGDGSVPPDNPFQDKGELAKTFWSLGHRNLLGIAFDRQGRLWTHEMGPRDGDELNLTIGGDNYGWPVVSWGDQYSGIPIPDHDTQPEFNAPELYWVPTVAPSGLIIYHGTMFPAWKGNALLGGLRSKALVRIKITGSQAKEAERFSMGKRIREVEQGPQGAIWVLEDGHNGRLLRITPE comes from the coding sequence ATGAAATACCCACTTTTATTCTCCTCCTTTATTCTAGGCGTCCTCTTTGCCAGCAGTGGCATCAGTGAATCCGCTGTCAATGTTATTACTGGTACCGATGGGTCCAAGATACGTACTCAGTCCGTCGATACCTTCAATGAACCTTGGGCAATGACCTTTCTTCCCAGCGGGGATCTACTCGTCACCGAAAAAAAAGGGGCATTACTCCTTGTTGATGTCAAAAAAAACGCACACATTGCCGTGAGTGGTCTGCCTGATGTTGCTTATGGCGGCCAGGGCGGACTGGGGGATATAATCCTTCATCCCCAGTTTAAGGAAAATCATTGGATATATTTTTCCTACGCGGAACAAGATATATTTGGAAAACGAGGGGCAGTTGTAGCCCGAGCCCGATTCCTCCCCACGGCAAACGATCCCAGATTAGAAGAGCAACAAGTACTCTGGCGGCAAACTCCCAAAGTCTTTGGCTCTGGCCATTACTCCCACCGATTGGCCTTCAGTGCGGACGGTCATCTCTTCATCACCTCCGGTGATCGGCAAAAACAGGCACCAGCACAAAGTTGGACACAAAATCTGGGGAAGGTTATCAGGCTCAATGGAGATGGCTCAGTCCCCCCGGACAATCCGTTTCAGGATAAAGGCGAACTCGCCAAAACCTTTTGGTCTCTGGGACATCGCAACCTTCTTGGTATTGCCTTTGATCGTCAAGGACGACTATGGACACATGAAATGGGCCCCAGGGATGGGGATGAACTCAACTTGACCATCGGCGGAGATAATTACGGTTGGCCGGTGGTTTCCTGGGGGGATCAGTATTCGGGGATTCCAATACCCGATCATGATACTCAGCCGGAATTCAATGCCCCCGAACTCTATTGGGTTCCCACAGTGGCCCCTTCCGGCCTGATCATTTACCATGGGACGATGTTTCCAGCTTGGAAGGGAAATGCCCTGCTTGGCGGTCTGCGCTCCAAGGCATTAGTCCGCATCAAGATCACAGGGAGCCAGGCAAAGGAAGCAGAACGTTTTTCCATGGGGAAACGGATCCGTGAAGTCGAGCAAGGACCACAAGGTGCCATCTGGGTGCTTGAAGATGGGCACAACGGTCGGTTGCTTCGAATCACCCCTGAGTAA
- a CDS encoding anthrone oxygenase family protein: protein MAFLFEYAIVLSTLLCSLVAGFVFSFTIVVMPGLQNLGDRAFLQAFQAIDGIIQRNQPIFVGVWLGSAIILPISTLLAFFQVEGIELALLVLACTVYLLGVQVPTMTINVPLNNRLQTLALETLSSSELLNIKAAFTSRWLRWNTIRTLCAILTTILLLILLFRY from the coding sequence ATGGCGTTTCTTTTTGAATATGCAATTGTGCTTTCCACCCTACTCTGCTCCCTGGTGGCAGGTTTTGTTTTCAGTTTCACGATTGTCGTTATGCCAGGTCTCCAAAATCTGGGAGACCGCGCCTTTTTACAGGCTTTTCAAGCCATAGATGGAATTATACAGAGGAACCAACCGATCTTCGTCGGCGTCTGGCTTGGCTCTGCGATTATACTTCCAATCTCCACACTGCTTGCTTTCTTCCAAGTGGAGGGTATCGAACTGGCGCTTCTTGTTCTAGCCTGCACGGTCTATCTTCTTGGGGTTCAAGTCCCGACAATGACGATAAACGTTCCCTTAAATAATAGATTACAAACTCTTGCCCTGGAAACACTGTCCAGCTCAGAACTTTTGAACATCAAGGCAGCATTTACCTCCCGTTGGCTTCGGTGGAACACAATCAGGACCCTCTGTGCAATCCTGACGACGATCTTGCTGCTTATCCTGCTCTTCCGTTATTGA
- a CDS encoding cupin domain-containing protein, translating to MLFFTTEESGVGPSWHVHTYDEIFIIREGKALFTIGESKIEAEAGDIVLGPANIPHKFHNVGPGRLETTDIHLADRWEQVNLEDPEKKLC from the coding sequence GTGCTCTTTTTTACAACCGAAGAATCAGGCGTAGGCCCCAGCTGGCATGTCCATACCTATGATGAAATTTTTATTATCCGTGAGGGAAAAGCCCTTTTTACCATTGGAGAAAGCAAAATCGAGGCAGAGGCAGGTGATATTGTACTTGGTCCGGCCAACATTCCTCATAAATTCCATAATGTTGGGCCTGGGAGACTGGAGACAACGGATATTCATCTTGCCGATCGCTGGGAACAGGTAAATCTAGAAGACCCTGAAAAAAAGTTGTGCTGA
- a CDS encoding DUF4126 domain-containing protein, giving the protein MDLLNAASILLGSSWASGLNLYLCTAGLGLAQRMEWINLPGNMTVLAEPHIMAIATALFVVEFVADKIPLIDSAWDSIHTVIRPLASATLGFLAASEAGTLPQFLTALTTGSVTMGAHLAKASARAAINTSPEPVTNSVASISEDLSVTGLLYLMIAHPALATVVVLVLIVLSAWLLKKLFPFAQKIFSSLRKQ; this is encoded by the coding sequence ATGGATCTACTCAACGCTGCCAGCATCCTCCTGGGAAGCTCCTGGGCCTCCGGCCTCAATCTCTACCTGTGTACGGCAGGACTTGGACTTGCTCAACGCATGGAGTGGATCAACCTTCCTGGCAACATGACCGTCCTGGCCGAACCACATATTATGGCCATTGCCACGGCCTTGTTTGTCGTTGAATTCGTGGCAGATAAAATTCCCCTTATTGATTCCGCATGGGACTCCATTCATACCGTTATTCGCCCATTGGCAAGTGCGACACTCGGTTTTTTGGCCGCATCAGAAGCTGGGACATTGCCACAATTTCTCACGGCCTTGACGACGGGAAGCGTTACAATGGGGGCCCACTTGGCCAAAGCTTCCGCCCGGGCAGCCATCAATACCAGCCCAGAGCCGGTCACCAACTCGGTGGCCAGCATCAGCGAAGACCTGAGCGTTACAGGACTTCTATACCTCATGATCGCTCATCCGGCCCTCGCCACCGTAGTCGTCCTTGTCCTTATCGTCCTTTCAGCCTGGCTCTTGAAAAAACTTTTCCCCTTTGCACAAAAAATATTTTCTTCCCTTCGCAAGCAATAA